From one Enterobacter kobei genomic stretch:
- the trkH gene encoding Trk system potassium transporter TrkH has protein sequence MHFRAITRIVGLLVILFSGTMILPGLVALLYRDGAGRAFTQTFFVALAIGSLLWWPNRRQKGELKSREGFLIVVLFWTVLGSVGALPFIFSERPNLTVTDAFFESFSGLTTTGATTLVGLDSLPHAILFYRQMLQWFGGMGIIVLAVAILPILGVGGMQLYRAEMPGPLKDNKMRPRIAETAKTLWLIYVLLTVACALALWFAGMPAFDAISHSFATIAIGGFSTHDASVGYFDSPTINTIIAIFLLISGCNYGLHFSLLSGRNLKVYWRDPEFRMFIGVQLTLVFICTLVLWFHDVYDSAVTTLNQAFFQVVSMATTAGFTTDSIARWPLFLPVLLLCSAFIGGCAGSTGGGLKVIRILLLFKQGNRELKRLVHPNAVYSIKLGNRALPERILEAVWGFFSAYALVFIVSMLAIIATGVDDFSAFASVVATLNNLGPGLGVVADNFASMNPIAKWVLIANMLFGRLEVFTLLVLFTPTFWRE, from the coding sequence ATGCATTTCCGTGCCATAACCCGAATTGTTGGACTGCTGGTCATCTTATTTTCCGGGACCATGATCCTGCCCGGACTGGTCGCTCTCCTTTACCGTGACGGTGCGGGGCGCGCATTTACACAGACGTTTTTCGTGGCGCTGGCGATTGGTTCACTGCTGTGGTGGCCCAACCGCCGCCAGAAGGGCGAGCTGAAATCACGGGAAGGCTTTCTGATCGTCGTACTGTTCTGGACAGTGCTGGGCAGCGTGGGGGCATTGCCCTTTATCTTCTCGGAACGTCCGAACCTGACGGTCACCGATGCGTTTTTTGAATCTTTCTCCGGCTTAACTACCACCGGCGCGACGACGCTGGTGGGTCTGGACTCGCTGCCGCATGCCATCCTGTTCTACCGACAGATGCTACAATGGTTCGGCGGTATGGGGATCATCGTGCTGGCGGTAGCCATTCTGCCTATCCTTGGCGTTGGGGGGATGCAGCTCTATCGCGCGGAAATGCCGGGGCCGTTGAAAGATAACAAGATGCGTCCACGTATTGCGGAAACAGCGAAAACCCTGTGGCTTATCTATGTTCTGCTGACGGTGGCCTGTGCGCTGGCATTATGGTTTGCGGGGATGCCTGCTTTCGATGCCATTAGCCACAGTTTTGCGACCATTGCGATTGGCGGTTTTTCCACACACGATGCCAGCGTCGGTTACTTTGACAGTCCGACAATTAACACCATTATCGCCATCTTCTTGCTTATCTCCGGCTGTAACTATGGTCTGCACTTCTCTTTATTAAGCGGTCGTAACCTGAAAGTGTACTGGCGCGATCCGGAATTCAGGATGTTTATCGGCGTGCAGTTGACGCTGGTGTTCATCTGTACGCTGGTGCTGTGGTTCCACGATGTGTACGACTCGGCGGTAACCACCCTGAACCAGGCATTCTTCCAGGTGGTGTCGATGGCGACGACCGCCGGATTTACCACTGACAGCATTGCTCGCTGGCCGCTGTTCCTGCCGGTGCTACTGCTCTGTTCGGCATTTATTGGGGGTTGCGCGGGTTCAACGGGCGGCGGACTGAAAGTGATCCGTATCCTGTTGCTGTTTAAGCAGGGCAACCGTGAGCTGAAACGTCTGGTTCACCCGAATGCGGTTTACAGCATCAAGTTGGGAAATCGTGCGTTGCCGGAGCGTATTCTGGAAGCCGTATGGGGATTCTTCTCCGCGTATGCGCTGGTGTTTATCGTCAGTATGCTGGCGATCATCGCCACCGGCGTGGATGACTTCTCGGCGTTCGCCTCTGTGGTGGCTACGCTGAATAACCTCGGCCCGGGGCTAGGTGTGGTGGCCGATAACTTTGCCAGCATGAACCCCATCGCGAAATGGGTGCTCATCGCTAATATGCTGTTTGGTCGTCTTGAAGTCTTTACGCTGCTGGTACTCTTTACCCCCACCTTCTGGCGTGAATAA
- a CDS encoding IMPACT family protein produces MESWPIPAEPVTVVEEIKKSRFITLLAHTDGVEAAKAFVESVRAAHPDARHHCVAWVAGAPDDSQQLGFSDDGEPSGTAGKPMLAQLMGSGVGEITAVVVRYYGGVLLGTGGLVKAYGGGVQRALNQLTTVRKMPLTAYTLSCDYAQLAGIESLLLQFEGKIVESRYQDLVHLRVALPHSRLAEFSAKLADFSRGSLQLLAIEE; encoded by the coding sequence ATGGAAAGCTGGCCGATACCGGCGGAGCCGGTCACCGTCGTTGAAGAGATCAAAAAGAGCCGCTTTATCACGCTGCTGGCCCATACCGATGGCGTAGAAGCGGCAAAGGCCTTTGTTGAGTCGGTGCGGGCGGCGCACCCGGATGCGCGGCACCATTGTGTCGCGTGGGTGGCTGGCGCGCCGGATGATTCTCAGCAACTGGGTTTCTCGGATGATGGCGAACCGTCGGGCACGGCCGGCAAACCGATGCTGGCGCAGCTGATGGGCAGCGGCGTCGGCGAAATCACCGCGGTAGTGGTACGCTACTATGGCGGTGTTTTATTAGGCACGGGCGGGCTGGTGAAAGCCTATGGTGGCGGGGTGCAGCGTGCGCTGAATCAGCTGACAACTGTCCGCAAAATGCCGTTGACCGCATATACTTTGAGCTGTGATTACGCCCAACTGGCAGGGATTGAGTCGCTGCTTTTACAGTTCGAAGGAAAGATTGTCGAAAGTCGATATCAGGATCTGGTGCATCTGCGTGTGGCGCTTCCCCACAGCAGATTGGCTGAATTTTCGGCAAAGCTGGCGGATTTTAGCCGTGGTTCATTGCAATTACTGGCGATTGAAGAATAA